Proteins co-encoded in one Aethina tumida isolate Nest 87 chromosome 7, icAetTumi1.1, whole genome shotgun sequence genomic window:
- the LOC109602307 gene encoding tumor necrosis factor receptor superfamily member wengen isoform X2, translating to MTSKMVMVSVISVLLVSCFASCANALICTEGQYWNQDLQICSECSNCPVGQPVKAKCESYRDTICYTQEEFLKTIEQHRYRHGHNQRQRGRQRHDDKGLRSPNEPSTMPLKDDATFSTAETLVWDWQAISLTLGVFACILFFVVITIYSLYQARQWKRLKESYEADLEELEKFSLMSSACKKEGLEEGDFRQIHSSEEDSNRCVYLEQLLVNVRKDEKMGKKPKGNVYIEESI from the exons GTGATGGTGTCAGTCATTTCAGTGCTGCTAGTGTCTTGCTTCGCATCGTGTGCAAACGCTCTAATTTGTACGGAGGGACAGTATTGGAACCAGGATCTGCAGATTTGTTCGGAGTGCTCGAACTGTCCGGTTGGTCAACCAGTCAAGGCGAAGTGCGAATCGTACAGGGACACCATCTGTTACACGCAGGAGGAGTTCCTCAAGACCATCGAACAGCATCGTTACAG ACACGGACACAACCAGCGACAGCGGGGCCGTCAGCGCCACGATGATAAGGGCCTGAGATCGCCGAACGAGCCCTCAACGATGCCGCTTAAGGACGACGCCACGTTTTCGACCGCCGAAACCCTGGTTTGGGACTGGCAGGCGATCTCACTCACGCTGGGCGTCTTCGCCTGCATATTGTTCTTCGTCGTCATCACCATCTACTCGTTGTACCAAGCCAGGCAGTGGAAGAGACTGAAAGAGTCATACGAAGCTG ATCTAGAGGAACTAGAAAAATTCAGCTTAATGTCATCTGCCTGTAAAAAGGAAGGACTTGAGGAGGGAGACTTTCGACAGATTCATTCATCAGAAGAGGATAGTAATAGATGTGTTTATTTAGAACAACTGCTAGTGAACG TTCGCAAAGACGAGAAAATGGGCAAAAAACCGAAGGGCAACGTCTATATAGAGGAGTCAATATGA
- the LOC109602307 gene encoding tumor necrosis factor receptor superfamily member wengen isoform X3: protein MVSVISVLLVSCFASCANALICTEGQYWNQDLQICSECSNCPVGQPVKAKCESYRDTICYTQEEFLKTIEQHRYRHGHNQRQRGRQRHDDKGLRSPNEPSTMPLKDDATFSTAETLVWDWQAISLTLGVFACILFFVVITIYSLYQARQWKRLKESYEADLEELEKFSLMSSACKKEGLEEGDFRQIHSSEEDSNRCVYLEQLLVNVRKDEKMGKKPKGNVYIEESI, encoded by the exons ATGGTGTCAGTCATTTCAGTGCTGCTAGTGTCTTGCTTCGCATCGTGTGCAAACGCTCTAATTTGTACGGAGGGACAGTATTGGAACCAGGATCTGCAGATTTGTTCGGAGTGCTCGAACTGTCCGGTTGGTCAACCAGTCAAGGCGAAGTGCGAATCGTACAGGGACACCATCTGTTACACGCAGGAGGAGTTCCTCAAGACCATCGAACAGCATCGTTACAG ACACGGACACAACCAGCGACAGCGGGGCCGTCAGCGCCACGATGATAAGGGCCTGAGATCGCCGAACGAGCCCTCAACGATGCCGCTTAAGGACGACGCCACGTTTTCGACCGCCGAAACCCTGGTTTGGGACTGGCAGGCGATCTCACTCACGCTGGGCGTCTTCGCCTGCATATTGTTCTTCGTCGTCATCACCATCTACTCGTTGTACCAAGCCAGGCAGTGGAAGAGACTGAAAGAGTCATACGAAGCTG ATCTAGAGGAACTAGAAAAATTCAGCTTAATGTCATCTGCCTGTAAAAAGGAAGGACTTGAGGAGGGAGACTTTCGACAGATTCATTCATCAGAAGAGGATAGTAATAGATGTGTTTATTTAGAACAACTGCTAGTGAACG TTCGCAAAGACGAGAAAATGGGCAAAAAACCGAAGGGCAACGTCTATATAGAGGAGTCAATATGA
- the LOC109602307 gene encoding tumor necrosis factor receptor superfamily member wengen isoform X1, which yields MTSDIKVMVSVISVLLVSCFASCANALICTEGQYWNQDLQICSECSNCPVGQPVKAKCESYRDTICYTQEEFLKTIEQHRYRHGHNQRQRGRQRHDDKGLRSPNEPSTMPLKDDATFSTAETLVWDWQAISLTLGVFACILFFVVITIYSLYQARQWKRLKESYEADLEELEKFSLMSSACKKEGLEEGDFRQIHSSEEDSNRCVYLEQLLVNVRKDEKMGKKPKGNVYIEESI from the exons GTGATGGTGTCAGTCATTTCAGTGCTGCTAGTGTCTTGCTTCGCATCGTGTGCAAACGCTCTAATTTGTACGGAGGGACAGTATTGGAACCAGGATCTGCAGATTTGTTCGGAGTGCTCGAACTGTCCGGTTGGTCAACCAGTCAAGGCGAAGTGCGAATCGTACAGGGACACCATCTGTTACACGCAGGAGGAGTTCCTCAAGACCATCGAACAGCATCGTTACAG ACACGGACACAACCAGCGACAGCGGGGCCGTCAGCGCCACGATGATAAGGGCCTGAGATCGCCGAACGAGCCCTCAACGATGCCGCTTAAGGACGACGCCACGTTTTCGACCGCCGAAACCCTGGTTTGGGACTGGCAGGCGATCTCACTCACGCTGGGCGTCTTCGCCTGCATATTGTTCTTCGTCGTCATCACCATCTACTCGTTGTACCAAGCCAGGCAGTGGAAGAGACTGAAAGAGTCATACGAAGCTG ATCTAGAGGAACTAGAAAAATTCAGCTTAATGTCATCTGCCTGTAAAAAGGAAGGACTTGAGGAGGGAGACTTTCGACAGATTCATTCATCAGAAGAGGATAGTAATAGATGTGTTTATTTAGAACAACTGCTAGTGAACG TTCGCAAAGACGAGAAAATGGGCAAAAAACCGAAGGGCAACGTCTATATAGAGGAGTCAATATGA